gtgcatcccatcagggcccatggatttatggacgtccagattgcttaattggtccctgacccagccctcatcaaccaagacaggttcctcctctatcctgacttcttctgaggcctcaggggtccggggctcctcaggacagcctccaacagtatagacagaggcaaagaaggcattcagtaactccgccttctttttatcctctgtctccagggcccccacctcattcatcagtgggcctacattgcctctagtgttggctttacctgcaatgtatttgaagaagccctttctgttgtccttgacctctcttgcaaggtttaattccaaggaggccttagctttcctagttgcctccctacatcctctgacaacagacttatattcctcccaagtggccagcccctccttccacgatctgtacaccctcttcttccacttgggtttgcccagcagttccctgtttaaccatgcaggtctcctggtacccttccttgacttcctacctgttgggatgctctgatcttgagctcggaagaagcagtccttgaatgctaaccaactatcttgggcccccttaccttctagtaccctgtcccatgggatttcccctagcaattgcttgaaaaggccaaagttggccctcctgaagttcagggttgcgattctgctagctattctgttcctgccacatgagatcctgaactctaccatctcatggtcactacaaccaaggctgccctcaaccttcacctcttcaaccagaccctccttgttagtgaggataagatccagcagcgctcctctcctagttggctcatccaccatttgcatcagaaagatatcatcaatgcactggaggaacctcctggactgaggatggctggctgagtaggcctcccggcaaatatcagggtagttgaaatcccccatgacaaccaggccctgtaattgcgagactgctctcagctgcctgtagaaggcctcatcaccctcctcatcctgatctggtggcctgtaatagatacccacaacagtatcacccctgccagcctgccccttaattcgcacccacaaactctcaactcgctcctgatccgcccctggacagaactcaatacattctagctgctcactcacataaagagcaactccaccacctctccttagcggcctgtctttcctgatcaagacatagccatccatgaccacattccagtcatgcgaggcgtcccaccaagtctctgtgattgccactaaatcatagccccccgaccgaacacggatttccagctcctcctgtttattccccatgctgcgtgcattggtgtacaggcatttcagggagcgagctgagcacaccgatttcaccccgggggatgggaggcctcctggtctacctcaacactagagcattgccccagtggtgcaagcccagctactaccccatcccccttcgaatctagtttaaagctctccgaatgagccctgctaattcctgtcccagaacccttttgcccctacgacataagcctttcccatgtattaccgtcacacctgttgtcttataaaaccagccattatcaaagcACATTTATCTCCAGTCACTGGATTTTGCATGGCAGCAGCTGAGGCAAGGTGAATGCATACACTCCACTCCATCAGTTACTCTAACAGTCCCTGCTGAAGACATACAGTGGTAACATCTTAAAATTGTACCAGCTAGATTTGCCTGGAGCTCATCTAACCTCTCTTGGAGGTTCCACTGTGCTCTTGGATCTTACACAGATGGAGACTGAGTTAGCTAAGCTACTCTTTCACTAATTTCCCAGCATTATCACAGACAGGTAACCACCCTACTGATGACTCTTTTATGCTGTTGTCAAACATCTCTGTATCTTCGTAATTCCCAGCAGTCAGGAGAATGACATGCTATTTTGGAATCACTGGTGCTCCTGGCTGACCTACAAACTTCCTTCAGACCCATGGCTGGTAAGGTCATGAACCCGTCACAGGGGACTGCTGATTGTCCTACTGTTTACAAAAATAGGTAATGCCTTCCCCGTAGTTAGCTTTTCTATTATCGTGTCAAGTGCTCCAGGAACTACACCTTGTGTTCAGGCCATTTGTCGTAGTAATTACTTCCTTCACAGAAGCACGGTCCCACTCACGTGAAGCAATGTTAGTATttgattttctctgaaaaaaaaaaattagaagtgaAGCATCAGTGCTTGCATACAACCTGAAGCGAAGAAGCCTACACAATTCTGGGGCCAGTAGACACATTAAGTGTTGCACTGAGGGCGAGTTCTTGAGTGCGAGTTCTTGGATATACGTCCTTGTTCATGTTGTTCCTCTTCTGCTctcagaaacacaggaaaaatgaaTCTCAGCTCCCCTGGGCAGTACACAGTCACACTCTCCTCTGGTTGTTACAGGTTTGTTTTAGTGCCAAGTTTCTCTGTCTCTTGCTACACGGTGTTCCCAGAAGCCCTAAATACATTTATTAGTGTTGTTAAGAGGACAAATCCGAAATGAGACATGAAGGTCTCTTCATAATTCCATCTCAGCTCCAACCCAGCACCAAGCCTTAAATTTACTGGTACCTAAATTTTCAAGATGGAGGCCCCTTCAGCGCTTAAAGAGCTATCatgaacacacacagagaactATATCCTGGCTGGGGCAGGCTTGTGCCTTCTGGTACCAAAACTGGCATCTCAGACAATCACAAAGCACTCGGTATCTGTCAGCATACTCAGGCTGTCCTGTGAAACCAGGCAATGACTCAGGCTTTCAACAAAAtagaggcagaggaaaaaacagctgtGGTTATCTGGCAACGTGGAGCTGTCTGGTCTCACTCCTGATGCAGAAGGCTTGGACTCAGTCCCCTTTCTTTCCAcctgtggggtgcaggggtgcaGGCACTTGTCAGCTCAGGTCTGGAAGCAGAATAGCTGCATTGGAGGGACAGGGCACTGGAGCCAGTAAGCTATGCTgagctcctgctctgcttctctgctccagctggCTGGGACCCAGACAGCTCAAGTTTCTCTGCGTATCACTTCCCTGCTCTCCAGATTCTGGGGCCAAcacaggcagaggcagcccAGATCTGTTTGCACACAGGATTTAAGTTGTTTTCCTGTTGCGTGAAGCAGAGCAAACAAAGATGAAAGGGGCAAGCATCTGGAATTACACAGCTTTGTCGAGATTCCATAACTGTGTGTGCATTTCCTGTATCTGGAAATAAGGAGACACTTTTCAAGCATTTTGCAGTTGTAAAAGGCTGCTAAGTAAAGGGAAATTCACCCATCCTGCAACTTTaagagctgcagctgcagagcagaaacacagagcagTAAGCAGTTTGCTTAGCCACTGCTGCTTTCCCcatgcagcagctctctcccTACTGGAGGGAGCATTTTTGCCAGCTAAGAAATACTAGCACTAAGCTAGAAAACAATAagaagggcttttttccccacccctcCGACTTTTTGTCTGGAGTGATTTAGAGAAAGTATGatttctgcaaggaaaataaTCACAACCTGAAGCTGCTGTACCATCTTCTGGTTAACACTGCACGAAAGCATTCAGGGAGCTCCTCACTCACTTCCttcaaaaggacaaaaaaattaaagactaTTACACTGCCAGAGACTAATAAGGTACAGCTATCATTCCTGGCTTTTTGTGCACAATCTGGTCACTACAAAGGATGGTCATTCTTCAACTGAATCATGCTGCAAAATTGTTTCTATCTCACTAGCATGCTTTCTGTACAGTTACTTAACTATGTTCCTTACAGGAATTCtacttgctttcatttcagattgcaaataaaaagagaaacaacagcAATATAAATTTAAGtatgtgcttttattttatactttcatGGCACATTTTGATTTGTAAACATTAAATTACCAGTCCCCTTCTTCATATGTTGAAAATAACCACCAGACATTTGAGAGCATtacctgagattttttttttaaaaaaaaaaaaaaaaaaaggaagagagagagagatctggCATCTTTTACCTTACTCACATACAGTACCATTTTAGGAAGAATTACAAAACGGAATGTTTTCCAAAATAGGACAGTTTCCTTTTGACtataaagatacagaaaatacatcAAAACACCTTAGAATGATCAGCCATATTCAGAGGATGTTGTAAGTCACTGTCTCAAACAATTCTATTAATGCATAGCTGAAACACTGCATCAGTCCTGCAGTAGCATGATATCAACGTTGTCATGAACACCTTGTAAAAGTAGCTCCCCTTGGTAAGTGACAATCTTCCGTCGCTTTGCAGCCTTAAGAGTTCCCACTAGGGCTTCAAAGAGGTTGGCACACTTTTCATCAGCAAAGAGCACACCAAATTTCACGCTCACTTGTCCATCAGCATCTAAATCAAAGACACAACATGAAAACACATGCAGATTTTCTTTCAGGTAGGAAATAACTGGGGAAACAAAGTGACACACAGTCAGAGCATTTAAAGTAAACCCCGTGGTGTTTCCCAGTTTATTGGGGAACACATTATGAATGCTGGTGATAAATAGTAAGCAAAACTCTTTCCTAGTAGgaccttcccttttttttccagagactCATATCAAGGACCACATACCTgctatgtttatttttactgatgACTTTCCGAAACCTATGACCAGCACAGGCTATTGAACCTCTTCAAAGCATAAGGAggaaattagttttaaataattaaaatgttaatttttttcaattaattttttttcactcattaATATTTAAGATTCACATTGAAAAAGGTGCAATGTAAATTCATTTCTCACACAacacaagaattttaaaatatacgtTAAGGTTAGCTAGGTTATTCCTAAAAGGCAGATGCAGTCATACAAAATGCAAGATGTTCATATCTGTTCaggctttgaaaaacaaacagaactgaATGAAATTGCATCAGAACTGAAATATACAAGCAGGTAGCACATCCACAAATTGCATAAGTATTTGTAAAGAAAGAGGAGCGTTAACAATAAAAAACAATCTTAAGAGAAAAGGCTACCTTCTAAGCAAGTTTAAGGAAGGCTGGCACCACACCTATAACTGCTGGATTAGTTTTAGCCATACAGATCAATTCCTTCCAAATAACAGTATGAtgaacagaactgaaatgtATGAATTCTGAAGGTCAGAAGTTACTAAGGAGGTGGAAAGAAAAGGTGCAACTTTCTTCTTTGATGGCTATAGCAACTATTGGAAGTCTAAAGAAAAGGGTAATTTTGCAGTCAATTTTAGTGGGAGCCAGATTTCAGGCTTACATCCTCTGTGCTGCAAAGGCTTAAACATTTAACTTCATAACAGAACTACTTTAAAGGACGGGACGCAGGGAGTACCATACAGTCCAACATTAAGTATATACGAAAGTTTTCAGGTTATCTGAGCCTGCTTAAGTAAATCTGCCAAGTTCATAGGTTGATATAACATGACTACATCTGTATGACATGTATGTCATacacatacatgtatgtataaCATGACTACATCTGTACGGTCAGAGATATTACAATACTTACTTTTGGTTCCCAACCGCCGAATCTCCTCAACTAAGAGGCTAATTTCATGTTCCACATTCATTGTGgtctaaaaagtaaaataaattttgacAAGGTTATTAGGAGACCTGTAAATCCTTTGCACCATCCTGGCCTGTTCTCAGTTCATCAGGAATGTCACAGCACTTTGTAAATCCCGGTAGCCTGAAGACACACGGCTACAGGATTATCCGAGATTTCAGACTTGAACGGATAAAGAACCTCCACACCTCCACATTTGAGGGGAAGTGAACAGAAACTACAACCTCAGTACATTCTAAACACAAATATAAGGAGCTAAtctcaaaatatgaaaaatgtggGAAGGTCGGGGCAAGTTGTTTTAAGGAATGAGCTTAGGCTGCCACAGAATCAGAGCATCCTGGTAACGTCACAGGTCTTCGGGGGCTTTGCAACTTTCTATCAATGCCCTCAATAAAAATGGAACATCTTCCTTTAAATGCCTCTCTGGAATATGGGATATGTGgtagatttgtttttttaaaccacgCCACAGCTTCCCACTTATCCTGGCAAGAGCACAGACATCCAGCTGGGTACAGCAGGTCTGCGCACGTGGTGCCTGTAAGGACAGCAGCGACCACACGCCTGCTACTGGAAGCGGAACTGAACCAGAGACAACCTATGCGAGTGTCTTAAGAAGGGCaacatttatttccattcacagaatcacagaatcacagaatgttagggattggaagggacctcgaaagatcatctagtccaatccccctgccggggcaggattgcctagaccatatcacacaggaacgcgtccaggcgggttttgaatgtctccagagaaggagactccacaacctctctgggcagcctgttccagtgttcggtcaccctcaccgtaaagaagtttttcctcatatttaagtggaacctcctgtgttccagcttgcacccattgccccttgtcctgtcaagggatgtcactgagaagagcctggctccatcctcatgacacttgccctttccatatttacaaacattaatgaggtcacccctcagtctcctcttctccaagctaaagagacccagctccctcagcctctcctcataagggagatgttccactcccttaatcatcttcgtggctctgtgctggactctctctagcagttccctgtccttcttgaactgaggggcccagaactggacacaatactccagatgcagcctcaccagggcagaggagagggggaggagaacctctctcgacctgctgaccacaccccttctaatacaccccaggatgccattggccttcttggccacaagggcacactgctggctcatggtcatcctgttgtccactaggacccccaggtccctttcccctacgctggtctccaacagctctgcccccaacttgtactggtacatggggttgttcttgcccagatgcaggactctacacttgcccttgttatatttcattaaatttctccccgcccaactctccagcctgtccaggtctctctgaatggctgcgcagccttccggcacctcagccactcctcccagttttgtgtcatcagcgaacttgctgacagtgcactctattccctcatccaagacattaatgaatatattgaatagaactggtcccagtaccgacccttgagggactccgctagacacagacctccaactggactctgtcccattgaccaccactctctggcttctttccttcagccagttcacaatccacctcactacccgatcatccagaccacacttcctcagtttagctgcgaggatgctgtgggaaaccgtgtcaaacgctttactgaaatcgagatagaccacatccacagctttaccatcatctatccaccaggtaacatcctcataaaaggctatcaagttggttgagcatgactttcccttggtgaagccatgctgagtgcccctaatgatccccctatccttgatgtgcctagagacagcaccaaggacaagttgttccatcacctttccggggatggaggtgaggctgaccggtctatagttacccgggtcctccttcttgccctttttgaagactggagtgacattcgctttcctccagtcctcaggcacctctcccgttgcccacgacttagcaaagatgatggagagtggcctagcaatgacttccgccagctccctcagcacctgcgggtgcatcccatcagggcccatggatttatggacgtccagattgcttaattggtccctgacccagccctcatcaaccaagacaggttcctcctctatcctgacttcttctgaggcctcaggggtccggggctcctcaggacagcctccaacagtatagacagaggcaaagaaggcattcagtaactccgccttctttttatcctctgtctccagggcccccacctcattcatcagtgggcctacattgcctctagtgttggctttacctgcaatgtatttgaagaagccctttctgttgtccttgacctctcttgcaaggtttaattccaaggaggccttagctttcctagttgcctccctacatcctctgacaacagacttatattcctctcaagtggccagcccctccttccacgatctgtacaccctcttcttccacttgagtttgcccagcagttccctgtttaaccatgcaggtctcctggtacccttccttgacttcctacctgttgggatgctctgatcttgagctcggaagaagcagtccttgaatgctaaccaactatcttgggcccccttaccttctagtaccctgtcccatgggatttcccctagcaattgcttgaaaaggccaaagttggccctcctgaagttcagggttgcgattctgctagctattctgttcctgccacatgagatcctgaactctaccatctcatggtcactacaaccaaggctgccctcaaccttcacctcttcaaccagaccctccttgttagtgaggataagatccagcagcgctcctctcctagttggctcatccaccatttgcatcagtgCATCACAGTGATCCCAAGGAAATACTACACTGCCAAACGTATCCTGTGCGCCTCTTTGCTGTGATTATGGCAAGTCGGTGCACCGATGTGCACCAATGCCTTGCAACAGTTTAGCCATACGCAACTTAGCATGTGGCAACGCTATAGCGCGCAAAACACTATTTGGCTACAAAGTGTCCGTGGGTAATAACTGCAGGCACCTGGAAGGTGTTCGGGGATCTATGCCGTGCAAAGCTGAATCAATGCAATGAAACCTTCAGATGTGGAACTCCTGAAGCAAAAACTGGCATCAAGGCAAAACACAAGAAACTGGGTCCCACAGACAAAGCAAAGCATCAAATGCAGCTTCCATAGGTGCCAACAATGCAGCCTGGAACAACAGCTACAGAGAGAGCTTCTGGAGCTGAGCACTGCCCAGAGGGGCTCGGTGAGAACTGAGACCCTCCCCATTGTTCAAGAAACCAGGATTTCTGCACGGGTCTGGTAAGTAAGTGGAGTTTAAAAATTGACATCTGGCTGTGTGATGAACTCTTGCTAAGAAAAAAGcttcccctcctttcttttttattgagTTAAAATAGATAAAGTGACATAGTTCCACCTTCCTGACCCCTCATGATTTATCCAAGAGGCAAAAAAAACTTTGTAACAATCTGCTTTTCAGATCCCCAATTCACTtgcaaaaatctgtctttttaacATGCAAAATTGAGCAAGCAGAGTATCAGCACGGGTTACAGGCAAAGCCCATCCAAAGCACGGTTTCCTTCCTAACTCAAGCGGGTATTAACAGACCTACATGCAACATTGCGACAGGATGCGCTGCCCTGGTACCACCTCTGCTGGTACCACCTCTGTAGAGCTGCCCTAAAAGGGcctggcagcggggctgcggAATTCTAACTGCCTCGGACGATTTCTACaaacttttatattttgtttaacCGAGCACTAAACATATTGTTACAAATCACCAAGGAAAATACGACCCATCTACCAAAAAGCTTACACTATCGTGATTAATTTGTCAAACTGCCAATTTTAATATTGCTTATTACAATGGCATAGTTAGCTTCTCTGTAAAGATATTCTTTTAACTTTAGAGGCTTTTTTACTTTAACTTTTAACTCTTGAAATTCACgttaatttaaaattcttttcccTCATACACATACACCGCCAATTTAAATagcaacatttaaaagaaaaaatctacGTTATTATGCAACATTTTCGAGCTCAGAGAACCGTGACTGTGTAAGGAGTAAGGAAGAAGGGATTCTAGGTATTTTAAGCAcacttaaatatttactttatgtTGTCATATACTCGACACACCAACTATGAAAAGTGCACGCCAAATATTAAACTCTAATACGTCTGATGCCAATAGGTCGCTGGAAGCCAGCACGACTTTTCAGCACGTAGTACGAAAACTAAACTTCTCTTTATCCGCTGGCAGTTCCCCA
This region of Nyctibius grandis isolate bNycGra1 chromosome 1, bNycGra1.pri, whole genome shotgun sequence genomic DNA includes:
- the ABRACL gene encoding costars family protein ABRACL; translation: MNVEHEISLLVEEIRRLGTKNADGQVSVKFGVLFADEKCANLFEALVGTLKAAKRRKIVTYQGELLLQGVHDNVDIMLLQD